A window from Hymenobacter volaticus encodes these proteins:
- a CDS encoding oligosaccharide flippase family protein: MIGWALNYPLTLLALTTIGMMVAQYTQFLRGVLQAHQRFNTDALLSVLEKVLLLGLVLALIPIGITLNNYVVARSIAIGFTFVVLYALIKRLYGRVKMQMRWDQARTVLRASLPLALITLVYGLNERIDMLMLERMVSAKEVSYYAAAYRWGDTVMMYLWTLLPLFFAKFAYATDRPDEQRDVLWFGQRVVTVPMLLICAFVLFRGEVLFWQFKHSTVVEISRMVLCLKILFGSVVVHAFFAIYSTLLTSTNHERAVSWLVVASTVLNVVLNLLLLPSLGAVAGAINTLVCAVFVSAGYVWLVQRRTGVPVPWNWIARLGLAFGLLCTVWYGLQTELVLHWLLESVVASVAFVGILFLVGVVRISELRKLLQR, encoded by the coding sequence ATGATAGGGTGGGCATTGAATTATCCGCTCACGTTACTGGCCCTGACAACTATAGGTATGATGGTGGCTCAGTACACGCAATTTTTGCGCGGGGTATTGCAGGCGCATCAACGCTTCAATACCGATGCGCTGCTGTCGGTACTGGAGAAGGTGCTGCTGCTAGGGCTTGTGCTGGCACTCATTCCTATTGGTATTACGCTCAATAATTACGTAGTGGCCCGTTCTATTGCCATTGGGTTTACGTTTGTGGTGCTTTACGCATTAATAAAGCGACTTTACGGGCGGGTAAAGATGCAGATGCGTTGGGACCAAGCTCGCACAGTGCTCCGTGCAAGCCTGCCGTTGGCCCTGATTACGCTGGTATACGGCCTCAACGAGCGAATTGACATGCTGATGCTCGAACGCATGGTATCGGCCAAAGAAGTTAGCTACTACGCCGCCGCATACCGTTGGGGCGACACGGTAATGATGTACCTCTGGACGCTGCTGCCGCTGTTCTTTGCCAAATTCGCTTATGCCACCGACCGGCCCGACGAGCAACGCGACGTGCTGTGGTTCGGACAGCGTGTTGTGACGGTGCCTATGTTATTGATCTGCGCTTTTGTTTTGTTTCGGGGTGAAGTACTTTTTTGGCAGTTCAAGCATAGCACGGTTGTAGAAATCAGCCGCATGGTCCTGTGTTTGAAAATTTTGTTTGGAAGCGTAGTGGTGCACGCCTTTTTCGCCATCTATAGCACTTTGCTCACAAGTACCAACCACGAGCGGGCCGTGAGTTGGCTGGTAGTGGCTAGTACGGTGCTGAATGTGGTGCTAAACTTACTGTTGCTACCATCGCTCGGAGCCGTAGCGGGGGCCATCAATACGCTGGTGTGCGCTGTGTTTGTGTCGGCCGGTTATGTGTGGCTGGTGCAAAGACGTACGGGCGTGCCCGTACCCTGGAACTGGATAGCCCGGCTAGGATTGGCTTTCGGACTGCTTTGTACTGTATGGTACGGACTACAAACCGAACTGGTATTGCATTGGCTGCTAGAATCGGTGGTAGCTAGCGTGGCTTTTGTTGGTATCCTGTTTCTGGTCGGTGTAGTTCGTATTTCGGAACTTCGCAAGCTGCTGCAAAGATGA
- a CDS encoding glycosyltransferase family 4 protein: protein MDIAVNTRFLLPGDHLEGIGRFTFETLKRMVAAHPEHTFHFLFDRAFDSRYLFGPNVVPHVLFPPARHPFLWVAWFEGAVAWWLRRHRPAVFFSPDGYTTLATRVPRVTVMHDLAFEHFPEHMSVLEHKYYQHFAPRFARASEQLIAVSAATKQDIVQSYGVPGATIQVVYNAADAHFRPLPAAVQQATRERFAAGKPYFLFVGALHPRKNLVNLLKAFDEFKQQTNADVKLLVVGRTAWKAGPMFDAYQQMQYRHDVHLTGRVSEEELVQLYAAALATVYVPYFEGFGIPIIEAQSCASPVVTADRSSMPEVAGGAALLVDPFSPAAISGALVRIWQEPELRQELVEKGLQNIQRFSWDKSAEALWEAIISVSNLKNVKP, encoded by the coding sequence TTGGACATAGCCGTCAATACTCGCTTTCTGCTTCCTGGCGACCATCTGGAGGGTATTGGGCGCTTTACATTCGAGACGCTGAAGCGGATGGTAGCCGCGCATCCCGAGCACACGTTCCATTTTCTGTTCGATAGGGCATTTGATTCGCGTTACTTATTCGGGCCCAACGTCGTGCCGCACGTGTTGTTTCCGCCAGCGCGGCACCCTTTTTTGTGGGTGGCGTGGTTTGAGGGGGCAGTAGCATGGTGGCTGCGACGGCACCGCCCGGCCGTGTTCTTCAGTCCCGACGGCTACACAACGTTGGCTACCCGGGTGCCACGCGTGACGGTGATGCACGATTTGGCATTCGAGCATTTCCCAGAGCATATGAGCGTGCTCGAACACAAGTACTATCAGCATTTCGCCCCGCGCTTCGCCCGGGCTTCCGAGCAACTCATAGCCGTATCGGCGGCGACCAAGCAGGATATAGTGCAGTCGTATGGGGTGCCGGGGGCGACTATTCAGGTTGTTTACAATGCGGCTGACGCTCATTTCCGGCCATTACCGGCCGCCGTGCAGCAAGCTACACGGGAGCGTTTTGCAGCGGGTAAACCATATTTCTTGTTTGTAGGCGCTCTGCATCCGCGTAAAAACTTAGTAAACCTGCTCAAAGCTTTCGATGAGTTCAAGCAGCAGACTAATGCGGATGTCAAACTGTTGGTTGTGGGACGGACGGCCTGGAAAGCGGGACCCATGTTCGACGCGTACCAGCAGATGCAATACCGCCACGATGTGCACCTCACCGGCCGCGTGTCCGAGGAAGAATTGGTGCAGCTGTATGCGGCAGCTTTAGCGACGGTGTACGTGCCTTATTTCGAGGGTTTTGGTATTCCCATCATCGAGGCGCAATCCTGTGCTTCGCCCGTAGTTACTGCTGACCGTAGTTCCATGCCCGAAGTGGCCGGCGGTGCAGCTTTGCTCGTCGATCCGTTTAGCCCTGCTGCCATTTCGGGCGCTTTAGTACGAATCTGGCAAGAGCCAGAACTACGGCAAGAACTGGTAGAGAAAGGGTTGCAGAACATACAACGGTTTTCTTGGGATAAAAGCGCCGAGGCTTTATGGGAAGCTATTATCTCTGTTAGTAACCTGAAAAATGTAAAGCCTTAA
- a CDS encoding polysaccharide deacetylase family protein: MRVHRLPKLLQRLLPHTEWRGPVPEGKKPLYLTFDDGPIPEETPFVLEQLAAYNAHATFFCVGQNLERHADVARQVLGAGHRLANHTHHHVSGWQLPVPAYLAEVQQCQQVLEAFGEVPRPLLRPPYGRITRAQAAALHSHYRLIMWDVLTYDYDASYPAEICFQEALTYTRPGSIVVFHDSQKARRNLRAVLPRYLDACAAQGYSFEVL, translated from the coding sequence ATGCGCGTGCACCGTCTTCCTAAACTCTTGCAACGCTTGCTGCCTCATACAGAATGGCGGGGGCCGGTACCGGAAGGCAAAAAACCGCTCTACCTCACTTTCGACGATGGTCCGATTCCCGAGGAAACCCCTTTTGTGCTAGAGCAATTAGCCGCTTATAATGCACACGCTACGTTCTTTTGTGTGGGTCAAAACTTGGAGCGCCATGCGGATGTGGCCCGGCAAGTGCTGGGCGCCGGGCACCGCCTCGCCAATCACACGCACCACCACGTAAGCGGCTGGCAATTGCCGGTGCCTGCTTACCTAGCCGAAGTGCAGCAGTGCCAGCAAGTCTTGGAGGCATTCGGCGAAGTGCCCCGTCCGCTGTTGCGCCCACCTTACGGGCGCATAACGCGGGCCCAAGCGGCTGCACTGCATTCCCACTACCGCCTAATTATGTGGGACGTGCTGACTTATGATTATGACGCTAGTTATCCTGCCGAAATTTGCTTTCAGGAAGCGTTAACCTACACCCGGCCCGGTTCCATCGTCGTTTTCCACGACAGCCAAAAAGCCCGCCGCAACCTGCGTGCGGTGCTGCCCCGTTACCTAGATGCCTGCGCCGCACAAGGCTATTCGTTTGAGGTGTTGTAA
- a CDS encoding glycosyltransferase has product MLLFLSIFLVGWFLILATSTLLFAARPGSQPGALPTPLPRVSILIAARNEEAAIARCLTAIRQLDYPAHLLEVLLGDDASTDATSAVAAQTMHGFAGSFRILPIQATLGLARGKANVLAHLTRTATTDFFFITDADIAVPRTWVQGLLAHTAPGIGTVTGLTLVDGPRLFDKLQGLDWLMSLGLVQVVSDQGRPVTAMGNNMLITREAYQATGGYENLPFSVTEDYELFRATIRLGFGYRIIFRPEVLAASLPMHTFGNLLHQRRRWMRGAESLPRWLRIGLLYHAGFYPALLLLVWVAGPAVAGWVLVIKMTLQGALAYFSFRRAGRRAPLWLMPLFELYSFTLTFAITIFRLLPISFDWKGRRYT; this is encoded by the coding sequence TTGTTGCTTTTCCTTTCCATTTTTCTGGTCGGCTGGTTCCTGATTCTGGCAACGTCCACACTGCTTTTTGCCGCGCGGCCGGGCAGCCAACCAGGGGCATTGCCGACACCACTGCCGCGCGTAAGTATCTTGATTGCCGCCCGCAACGAGGAAGCTGCTATTGCCCGCTGCCTGACCGCTATCCGTCAACTCGATTATCCGGCGCATCTGCTCGAAGTTCTGCTCGGCGACGATGCCTCCACCGATGCTACTAGCGCCGTGGCTGCCCAAACCATGCACGGTTTTGCGGGCAGTTTCCGCATTCTACCCATCCAAGCAACGTTAGGGTTGGCCCGCGGCAAAGCCAACGTGCTGGCCCACCTCACCCGCACTGCTACCACCGACTTCTTCTTTATCACCGACGCCGACATTGCCGTGCCGCGCACGTGGGTACAAGGCTTGCTGGCCCATACGGCCCCCGGCATAGGCACCGTTACGGGCCTCACGCTGGTAGACGGCCCGCGCCTATTCGACAAACTACAGGGCCTCGACTGGCTGATGTCGTTGGGGCTGGTGCAGGTGGTGTCGGATCAGGGGCGGCCCGTTACGGCTATGGGCAACAACATGCTCATCACGCGGGAAGCGTACCAAGCCACGGGTGGCTACGAAAACCTGCCGTTTTCCGTCACCGAAGACTATGAGTTGTTCCGTGCTACCATCCGGTTGGGGTTCGGTTACCGCATCATTTTCCGGCCGGAGGTGTTAGCAGCTTCCTTGCCTATGCACACCTTCGGAAACCTACTGCACCAGCGCCGCCGCTGGATGCGCGGGGCCGAAAGCTTGCCGCGGTGGCTACGCATCGGGTTGCTTTACCACGCGGGCTTCTATCCGGCTTTGCTACTGCTGGTGTGGGTGGCCGGGCCAGCAGTGGCCGGATGGGTGCTGGTAATCAAAATGACGTTGCAAGGCGCGTTGGCTTACTTCAGTTTCCGCCGCGCTGGCCGTCGTGCCCCGTTGTGGCTGATGCCCTTGTTCGAACTTTACTCTTTCACGCTCACTTTTGCCATCACCATCTTTCGCCTCCTGCCAATTTCCTTTGATTGGAAAGGCCGGCGCTACACCTAA
- a CDS encoding TatD family hydrolase: MILADSHAHVYSEQFKPDQDAMLNRAYEAGVQTIYMPNIDHTSIDVMLETEARFPQQCHPMMGLHPCSVGKYFEKQLYEVEEWLGKRPFAAVGECGIDLYWDKTLLAEQQEALRIQIAMAKQHKLPLVLHTRDAFRETADLIEAAQDGTLRGVFHCFSGSKEEAEEVIRLGFKLGIGGVATFKNGGLDKTLPGIALEHLLLETDCPYLAPMPHRGKRNEPAYLPLIARRVADILGKDEEEVVEATTRNTEALFVAGV; encoded by the coding sequence ATGATACTAGCTGATTCGCACGCCCACGTTTACTCCGAGCAGTTCAAACCAGACCAAGATGCCATGCTGAACCGCGCCTACGAGGCCGGTGTGCAAACTATCTATATGCCCAATATCGACCACACCAGCATCGACGTGATGCTGGAAACGGAAGCGCGCTTCCCGCAGCAGTGCCACCCCATGATGGGCTTACACCCGTGTTCGGTAGGAAAATACTTTGAAAAGCAGCTCTACGAAGTGGAAGAATGGCTCGGCAAGCGCCCATTTGCCGCAGTAGGGGAGTGCGGCATCGACTTGTATTGGGACAAAACACTTCTGGCCGAGCAGCAAGAAGCCCTGCGGATTCAAATAGCTATGGCTAAGCAGCACAAGTTGCCGCTAGTGCTCCACACTCGCGACGCCTTTCGCGAAACCGCCGACCTCATCGAAGCGGCACAAGATGGTACGTTGCGCGGCGTGTTCCACTGCTTTTCCGGGTCCAAAGAAGAGGCCGAAGAAGTTATTCGGCTAGGCTTCAAGCTCGGCATAGGCGGCGTGGCAACCTTCAAGAACGGCGGCCTCGACAAGACCCTGCCCGGCATAGCCCTAGAGCACCTGCTCCTCGAAACCGACTGCCCTTACCTAGCCCCCATGCCGCACCGTGGCAAGCGCAACGAGCCAGCCTATCTGCCCCTAATAGCCCGCCGCGTAGCCGACATCCTAGGCAAAGACGAGGAAGAAGTAGTGGAAGCTACCACGCGCAACACCGAAGCGCTGTTTGTAGCCGGCGTATAA
- a CDS encoding glycoside hydrolase family 28 protein, translated as MRYFLLVVAQLLFSFSVLAQQRPGFFDVRTYGATGNGKTLDTPAINKAIDAAVAAGGGTVYFPAGTYASFSIHLKSNIALFIDQGATILAAEPPANGMGGYDVAEPNESTKFQDFGHSHWHNSLIWGENLVNVSILGTGIIDGKKGLTREGTRTPGIANKAIALKLCRNVLIRDITVLYGGHFGILATGIDNFTVDNVKMDTNRDGIDVDCCRHVRISNCTINSPFDDAICLKSSYALGFARATENVTITNCEVSGFDRVLSSMARTSARRRPWYPTKWT; from the coding sequence ATGCGGTATTTTTTGCTCGTCGTTGCGCAGCTACTCTTTAGTTTCTCGGTGCTGGCTCAGCAGCGGCCTGGTTTCTTTGATGTACGCACCTACGGGGCCACTGGCAACGGAAAAACCTTGGATACGCCGGCCATCAACAAAGCTATTGATGCCGCGGTCGCGGCAGGAGGCGGCACCGTGTATTTCCCGGCCGGTACGTACGCCAGTTTTTCTATCCACCTGAAAAGCAACATTGCCCTATTCATTGACCAAGGCGCTACCATTTTGGCGGCCGAGCCGCCGGCTAATGGCATGGGAGGTTATGATGTAGCTGAACCGAACGAGTCGACCAAGTTCCAGGATTTCGGGCACAGCCATTGGCACAATAGCTTGATTTGGGGCGAGAACCTCGTGAATGTTTCCATCCTCGGCACCGGCATTATTGATGGCAAAAAAGGACTGACGCGGGAAGGCACGCGCACTCCGGGCATCGCCAACAAAGCCATTGCGCTGAAGCTGTGCCGCAACGTGCTGATTCGCGACATTACGGTGCTCTACGGCGGGCACTTCGGCATACTGGCCACCGGCATCGACAATTTCACCGTCGATAACGTGAAGATGGACACCAACCGCGACGGTATCGACGTGGACTGCTGCCGCCACGTGCGCATCTCGAACTGCACCATTAACTCGCCTTTCGACGATGCTATTTGTTTGAAAAGCTCCTACGCCCTCGGCTTTGCCCGCGCCACCGAAAACGTAACCATCACCAACTGCGAAGTATCCGGCTTTGACCGGGTACTTTCTTCGATGGCACGTACCAGCGCAAGGAGGCGGCCCTGGTACCCGACAAAATGGACGTGA
- a CDS encoding glycoside hydrolase family 28 protein, with protein MIQRKGPILVAQCLLLALLASFTMWQPSKRYNIADNGAIGDGQTLNTQAIQATIDNCSAAGGGTVVVPKGTFLTGAIFLKKGVNLLIEKEGVLKGSTRQEDYPQVATRWEGTEQNFTAALVNATDLTGVTVEGEGMIDGSGEEWVELARQARLQQAPDPTAPRLGRPRLLCFQNCRKARIANLQLRNQAVWCLHILYCTGVVAENLTIQAAHNIPSSDGIDIDSSRDVRISGCDIDVNDDCISIKSGKDADGLRVNRPSEDILIEKTRFGYGHGGVAMGSETSGGIRRVEVRNCVAEADNWAPIRFKSQPSRGAWSRILRIGIWCCAIRARPLSSTWNGAWCHPLPRPQRYCPSCAT; from the coding sequence ATGATACAACGAAAAGGGCCGATCCTCGTCGCGCAGTGCCTCTTGCTGGCCTTGCTGGCCTCGTTTACCATGTGGCAGCCATCCAAACGCTACAACATTGCCGACAACGGAGCCATCGGCGATGGACAAACCCTGAACACGCAGGCTATTCAGGCTACTATTGACAATTGCTCGGCGGCGGGTGGTGGCACGGTAGTAGTGCCCAAGGGCACGTTTCTGACCGGCGCAATTTTCCTGAAAAAAGGCGTAAATCTTTTAATAGAGAAAGAAGGGGTGCTGAAGGGCTCGACGCGGCAAGAAGATTACCCGCAGGTGGCAACTCGGTGGGAAGGTACCGAGCAGAATTTCACGGCGGCGCTGGTAAACGCCACCGACTTGACGGGCGTAACAGTGGAGGGTGAGGGCATGATTGACGGCTCGGGTGAGGAATGGGTGGAACTAGCCCGCCAAGCCCGGCTCCAACAAGCCCCCGACCCAACGGCACCGCGCCTGGGCCGCCCCCGGTTGCTGTGCTTCCAGAACTGCCGCAAAGCGCGCATCGCCAACTTACAGCTGCGCAACCAAGCTGTGTGGTGCCTGCACATTCTGTATTGCACGGGCGTGGTGGCCGAAAACCTGACTATCCAGGCCGCGCACAACATCCCGAGTTCCGATGGCATCGATATTGATTCCAGCCGCGACGTGCGCATCAGCGGCTGCGACATCGATGTGAATGACGACTGCATTTCCATTAAGTCGGGTAAGGATGCCGACGGCTTGCGCGTGAACCGGCCGAGCGAAGACATTCTCATCGAGAAAACCCGGTTCGGTTACGGTCACGGCGGCGTGGCCATGGGCAGCGAAACGTCGGGCGGTATTCGGCGGGTGGAAGTGCGCAACTGCGTGGCCGAAGCCGACAACTGGGCACCCATTCGCTTCAAGTCGCAGCCGAGCCGTGGGGCGTGGTCGAGGATATTACGTATCGGGATATGGTGCTGCGCAATACGCGCCAGGCCTTTGAGTTCAACATGGAATGGCGCATGGTGCCACCCATTGCCCCGCCCGCAAAGGTACTGCCCCTCGTGCGCAACGTGA